The following are encoded together in the Cicer arietinum cultivar CDC Frontier isolate Library 1 chromosome 2, Cicar.CDCFrontier_v2.0, whole genome shotgun sequence genome:
- the LOC101501233 gene encoding ABC transporter B family member 15-like, with the protein MGGGDHKNVSIVSKKKKKNGSFKSIFMHADVLDWFFMVFGLLGAIGDGIMTPLVLFITSKIMNSLGGSSTTTSNNFIHNINKNAVIMLYLACVSFVACFLEGYCWTRTGERQAARMRARYLKAILRQEVAFFDLHVTSTSEVIISVSNDSLVIQDVLSEKVPNFLMNASMFIGSYIVAFALLWKLAIVGFPFVLLLVIPGLMYGRTLMDLARKIKEEYNEAGTIAEQAISSIRTVYSFVGESKTIDAFSNALQGSVKLGLKQGLAKGLAVGSNGVVFAIWSFMSFYGSRLVMYHGAKGGTVFAVGASIALGGLALGAGLSNIKYFSEASVAGERILEMINRVPKIDSENMEGEVIEKVLGEVEFKNVEFVYPSRPESVILHDFCLKVPSGKTLALVGGSGSGKSTIVSLLQRFYDPISGEIFVDGISIHKLQLKWLRSQMGLVSQEPALFATSIKENILFGREDATYEEIVEASKASNAHDFISKLPQGYDTQVGERGVQMSGGQKQRIAIARAIIKMPKILLLDEATSALDSESERIVQQALDKAAIGRTTIIIAHRLSTIRNADIIAVVQNGNIAETGSHQTLIQNDNSIYTSLVRLQQTKSDQNDDVPSIINRDHVRNTSSGSTLVSRSSSFNSMTRGNDDIVLPNNNNNNQVVEEIVNKNNNNNNNNKIEVPSFRRLLAMNVPEWKQGCLGCLNAVLFGAVQPVYAFSMGSVISVYFLDDHDEIKKQIRIYSLCFLGLALFSMIVNVLQHYSFAYMGEYLTKRVRERMLSKILTFEVGWFDEDQNSSGAICSRLAKEANVVRSLVGDRLALVVQTISAVVIAFTMGLVIAWRLAIVMIAVQPIIICCFYTRRVLLKEMSSKSIKAQDESSKIAAEAVSNLRTITAFSSQDRILKMLEKAQQGPSHESIKQSWYAGIGLACSQSINFCAWALDFWYGGKLVSQGYITAKALFETFMILVSTGRVIADAGSMTTDLAKGSDAVGSVFAILDRYTKIEPDDLEGYKGEKLVGKIELHDVHFSYPARPNVMIFEGFSIKIDAGKSTALVGQSGSGKSTIIGLIERFYDPLKGIVTIDGRDIKSYHLRSLRKHIALVSQEPTLFSGTIRENIAYGACEKVDESEIIEAARDANAHDFISSLKDGYETWCGDRGVQLSGGQKQRIAIARAILKNPEVLLLDEATSALDSQSEKLVQDALERVMVGRTSVVVAHRLSTIQNCDLIAVLDKGTVVEKGTHSSLLAKGSSGAYYSLVSLQRRPTNIIVDSSNEIN; encoded by the exons ATGGGTGGTGGTGATCACAAAAATGTTTCCATTGTTagcaagaagaaaaagaaaaatggatCTTTTAAATCCATTTTCATGCATGCTGATGTTTTAGATTGGTTTTTCATGGTTTTTGGTTTGCTTGGTGCAATTGGTGATGGCATAATGACACCTTTGGTGTTGTTTATCACAAGCAAAATTATGAACTCTCTTGGTGGTAGTTCTACCACAACAAGCAACAATTTTATTCATAACATCAATAAG AATGCAGTTATTATGCTATATTTGGCTTGTGTTTCTTTTGTAGCTTGTTTTCTAG AGGGTTATTGTTGGACAAGAACAGGTGAAAGACAAGCTGCAAGAATGAGAGCTAGGTACTTAAAAGCAATTCTTAGACAAGAAGTTGCATTCTTTGATTTACATGTTACAAGCACATCAGAAGTTATCATCAGTGTCTCAAATGACAGCCTAGTAATTCAAGATGTTCTTAGTGAAAAg GTCCCAAATTTTTTGATGAATGCATCTATGTTCATTGGGAGCTACATAGTAGCATTTGCATTGTTATGGAAACTTGCCATTGTTGGTTTCCCTTTTGTGCTTCTACTTGTGATTCCTGGTCTCATGTATGGAAGAACTTTGATGGATTTAGCTAGAAAAATCAAAGAAGAGTATAATGAAGCTGGCACAATAGCAGAACAAGCAATATCTTCCATAAGAACTGTTTATTCCTTTGTTGGTGAAAGCAAAACCATTGATGCTTTCTCTAATGCTTTACAAGGATCAGTTAAGTTAGGATTGAAACAAGGCTTAGCTAAAGGATTAGCCGTAGGAAGCAATGGTGTTGTTTTTGCAATTTGGTCTTTTATGTCTTTTTATGGTAGCAGACTGGTTATGTATCATGGTGCTAAAGGTGGTACTGTCTTTGCAGTTGGAGCTTCTATTGCACTTGGTGGATT GGCTTTAGGAGCTGGTTTAtccaatataaaatatttctcaGAAGCAAGTGTTGCAGGAGAAAGAATACTGGAAATGATAAATAGAGTTCCAAAGATAGATTCTGAAAACATGGAAGGAGAGGTTATAGAGAAAGTATTGGGAGAAGTTGAATTTAAGAATGTTGAATTTGTGTATCCATCAAGACCAGAGAGTGTGATCTTACATGATTTTTGTCTAAAAGTTCCATCAGGTAAAACATTGGCATTAGTAGGAGGAAGTGGTTCTGGAAAATCAACTATTGTATCACTTTTGCAAAGATTTTATGATCCAATTAGTGGAGAGATATTTGTTGATGGAATTTCTATTCATAAGTTGCAACTTAAATGGCTTAGATCTCAAATGGGATTAGTAAGTCAAGAACCTGCATTATTTGCAACAAGTATTAAGGAGAATATACTTTTTGGAAGAGAGGATGCTACTTATGAAGAAATTGTGGAAGCTTCTAAAGCTTCTAATGCTCATGATTTCATTTCAAAATTGCCACAAGGATATGATACTCAG GTTGGGGAGAGGGGAGTTCAAATGTCAGGAGGACAAAAGCAAAGGATTGCGATTGCAAGAGCCATAATTAAAATGCCAAAAATTCTATTGCTAGATGAAGCAACAAGTGCACTTGATTCTGAATCTGAACGAATTGTTCAACAAGCTCTAGACAAAGCTGCAATTGGACGAACCACCATCATCATCGCTCATCGTTTATCCACTATTCGAAACGCAGATATCATTGCCGTCGTTCAAAACGGCAACATCGCCGAAACTGGATCTCATCAAACCCTTATTCAAAACGACAATTCTATTTACACCTCCCTCGTTCGTCTCCAACAAACTAAAAGTGATCAAAACGACGACGTTCCTTCTATCATTAATAGAGACCACGTGCGAAACACGAGTAGTGGTAGTACTCTCGTCAGTCGTTCAAGTTCTTTTAACTCAATGACACGTGGCAATGATGATATTGTTCttcctaataataataataataaccaagTTGTTGAagaaattgttaataaaaataataataataataataataataaaatagaggtTCCTTCTTTTAGAAGGTTATTGGCAATGAATGTGCCAGAGTGGAAGCAAGGATGTTTGGGGTGTTTAAATGCGGTTTTATTCGGTGCGGTTCAACCCGTATATGCATTTTCAATGGGGTCGGTTATATCGGTTTATTTTTTGGATGACCATGATGAGATCAAGAAGCAAATTAGGATTTATTCACTTTGTTTTCTAGGATTAGCTTTGTTCTCAATGATTGTAAATGTGCTTCAACATTATAGTTTTGCTTATATGGGAGAGTATTTGACAAAGAGAGTTAGAGAAAGAATGCTTTCTAAAATACTCACTTTTGAAGTTGGATGGTTTGATGAGGATCAAAATTCTTCAGGTGCTATTTGCTCTAGACTTGCCAAAGAAGCCAATGTG GTAAGGTCTTTGGTGGGTGATAGATTGGCTTTAGTGGTACAAACCATATCAGCAGTGGTAATAGCATTCACAATGGGACTAGTAATTGCATGGAGGCTAGCCATTGTTATGATAGCAGTTCAACCAATTATCATATGTTGTTTCTATACAAGAAGGGTTCTTCTTAAAGAAATGTCAAGTAAATCCATTAAGGCCCAAGATGAAAGTAGTAAAATAGCTGCTGAAGCTGTTTCAAATCTAAGAACCATCACTGCTTTTTCATCTCAAGATAGAATCCTGAAAATGCTTGAAAAAGCCCAACAAGGCCCAAGTCATGAAAGCATTAAACAATCTTGGTATGCAGGTATTGGGCTTGCATGTTCACAAAGCATCAATTTTTGTGCTTGGGCTTTGGACTTTTGGTATGGTGGAAAACTTGTGTCTCAAGGTTATATTACTGCGAAGGCATTATTTGAGACTTTTATGATTTTGGTAAGCACTGGAAGAGTTATTGCTGATGCTGGTAGCATGACTACTGATCTTGCTAAAGGTTCTGATGCTGTTGGATCAGTTTTTGCAATCCTTGATAGATATACTAAAATTGAGCCTGATGATTTAGAAGGTTACAAAGGTGAAAAGTTGGTAGGAAAAATTGAACTTCATGATGTACATTTTTCATATCCAGCTAGGCCTAATGTAATGATCTTTGAAGGATTCTCAATTAAAATTGATGCCGGAAAATCTACGGCTTTGGTTGGTCAGAGTGGTTCTGGAAAATCAACAATCATAGGACTAATTGAGAGATTTTATGATCCACTTAAAGGAATAGTGACAATAGATGGTAGAGATATAAAGTCTTATCATTTAAGGTCATTAAGGAAACACATTGCACTTGTGAGTCAAGAGCCAACATTGTTTAGTGGTACTATAAGAGAAAATATTGCATATGGAGCATGTGAGAAAGTTGATGAGAGTGAGATTATAGAGGCTGCAAGGGATGCTAATGCTCATGATTTTATATCAAGCTTAAAAGATGGTTATGAAACATGGTGTGGTGACAGAGGAGTTCAACTTTCTGGTGGTCAGAAACAAAGAATTGCAATAGCCAGAGCTATATTGAAGAATCCAGAGGTGTTGCTTCTTGATGAAGCAACAAGTGCACTTGATAGTCAATCAGAGAAATTAGTGCAAGATGCTTTGGAAAGGGTTATGGTTGGAAGGACAAGTGTGGTTGTGGCTCATAGGTTGAGTACTATACAAAATTGTGATTTGATTGCTGTTTTAGATAAGGGAACTGTTGTGGAAAAAGGAACACATTCATCTTTGTTGGCTAAGGGATCAAGTGGAGCTTATTACTCTTTGGTCAGTTTACAAAGAAGACCAACCAACATAATTGTTGATTCTTCAAATGAAATCAACTAA